One stretch of Serinicoccus hydrothermalis DNA includes these proteins:
- a CDS encoding NUDIX domain-containing protein, with translation MDLRTLRRKASTAALLGFRVTPGPVKRAVVRTIAPSYTVGAVCVLEHNGEFLVLWQPHRRGWSLPGGLLGRAEDPADAVRREVAEEVGLDVDPGDPVTVRVDPVEQGVDVVFRVRLDQRPGLALATEARKARWTSRAELGPADRDTRGILDVLARAADAPRPGRLLDLPG, from the coding sequence ATGGACCTGCGCACCCTGCGCCGCAAGGCGAGCACCGCCGCGCTCCTGGGCTTCCGGGTGACGCCGGGGCCGGTGAAGCGGGCCGTGGTGCGCACAATCGCCCCGAGCTACACGGTCGGCGCGGTGTGCGTCCTCGAGCACAACGGCGAGTTCCTCGTGCTGTGGCAGCCGCACCGGCGCGGCTGGAGCCTGCCGGGCGGGCTGCTCGGCCGGGCCGAGGATCCGGCAGACGCGGTGCGACGGGAGGTCGCCGAGGAGGTCGGGCTCGACGTCGACCCCGGTGACCCGGTCACGGTACGGGTCGACCCGGTCGAACAGGGGGTGGACGTCGTCTTCCGGGTGCGTCTGGACCAGCGGCCCGGCCTGGCGCTCGCGACCGAGGCGCGCAAGGCCCGGTGGACCAGCCGGGCCGAGCTCGGCCCCGCCGACCGGGACACGCGAGGCATCCTGGACGTGCTGGCCCGGGCTGCGGACGCGCCACGCCCAGGGCGCCTGCTCGACCTGCCGGGCTAG